In the Budorcas taxicolor isolate Tak-1 chromosome 1, Takin1.1, whole genome shotgun sequence genome, AGTGTGCACATCACTGGTGTTTAGTGTGTTCACAGTGGTGTGCAACCACCTCTTCTAGTGTCAAAACCTTGTCACCCCCAGCACACAGCTGGGGGACCCTCTGTCTGAACCTGGTCATCGGAACTGCTTCTGTCCCTGTACTCCGTGCTCCCTGCTATGAGATGCTCCCTGCTATGAGCTGTGGACTGTCGGCCCTGTCCAGGCACCTACGTAGCATCCCTTATTGCCCACCTTTCACCTGAAGTTTCCAGGTGGAAATACAGCTGATTTCAAGTCAATGTGAATGTGCTCACTGGCTTCTGTTTCACCACACCAAGAGCCCAAGATGCAAGTTTTCTGTCCTGAGCTCAGGAGAGAGCAGGACACACACAGCTCCTGACTCAGAGTCTCCTCCTGCACTCACAGGTCTGTTTGCTTCCCAAGGAGTGTTTACCTGCTCTGCACTCGGCCCACATGACCTGGACCCCCCAGCCTCCAGTGACAGGCCTGACATAAAACACCACCTGCCCCAGAGACAAAGTGGAGACAGGAAGGGGACAGACGCTGACCCTCAGGAACAGGCTGTCTACCTGGACCCTGAGCCACACAGAACTGACCCCAGCGTTTAGTCTTACAACGCAGGGTGCATTTTCTATTCTACtgcacacgaacacacacacacggcaaacACACCACTGGACTGACCACTAACAGTAGTAACCGGCTGCTGAAACCAGGAAGCCTTGAGACAGACGCAGCGCGTACCCCGGGCGGTCAGAGGGTAGTTGAGGCCAGACTCGCAGGACATGGCACTCAGCGGGCCCTGCGGGTCActgcctccccacacacacccatgcatCTCTACCTGAGCAAAAATGTGTGGATGTATCTGAGTCCATCTAGAACTAATGCTCTAGGGTCAGATTTTCTCAACCCCTCTTACTggactgggtggggtggggggttctgAGACCTGGAGACACGACAGAGTCACCATGACGGCGTGGGGAGCTGTGGTTAGAGCACACGTTCCCTGAACCCTGGGTGTTCCACCTGCCCACTGTCACCTGGGCCACCCTCTCCCGTCCTCAGCCCCTCAGGGAAGGGGGCTCAGGAGGTAGGAGGCCCAGCAGGACTTCCACCCAGGACACCTCTCACCTGCTGACACTTCCCTACTGTAAGTATAGCTCCAGATGAAGGAAAAACCCCAACAGAGACAATTtgtgaaaacagaaaacacatgTTTATTTAAAGATAACACAAGCCCCCCTCGAAAGAAATTTAGTTAAAATCATGGATTGGGAGGAAAAAATGAACACAGTGAAAGCAGGGAACAGAGACACCACCCCACCCTGAGGGGCACCGTGTCTGGTCCCAGACAGGTCTGCAGAGGAGAGACCCACGTGGGTGATggactctgcaaaatcgggcctagAAGTAGGTCAGCTCGTCATGCCTGCCTTTGTTGGTCTGGTAGCTGGTCAAGGCCACTGGCTTGTTCTCGTGCGGGAGGCTTTCAAACACTCGGATGTGCATGAAGTCATCCTCGTCCACTTGAACCTGAAAGGAGAGTCCAGTGAGGGGCAGGTGGGGCCTCTGACCCCAAGTCCCCCTGCTCTGCTGGCCTTGGCTGGACAGGCAGGAGGGCCCTGGATGCCCGGAGGCTGTGTCCTTTCGTGTCCCCAGAGACTGGGCTGAGGACATTCCCACCCTCCTCCTTCAAGTGCAAGGGATGCCCTCGGTGCCCAGCCAGCACCCCTCACCCACACTCACTCAGCAGAGCCCTTGGTCACCCAAAAGGCTAGGTCCTCTTCTCCAAGGAGGCCGcagcatgcacgtgcacacacacacatgcacacacacatgcttgcaCAGGCATGCTCATTTTAGACAGCCACCAAACCCCTGAAGCTGAGGGCTGCCACAGGACCCTGCTGAGCACTCCTGCCCTGGGCACCTGTGAGCTCCCACTTCAGACTCCACCTTCCTTTGAGGGGGACACCCCACCTTGATGAAGTAGTTCTTCCCAGCAACCAACTGGCTTTTGAACTCCAGAGCCTTGAACACTGGGAACTTCTtgttctccttctcctccagctggGACTTCACCTGGGGAAGGGGGGAAGGGAGAGACAGGTGAGCTCACCCGTATTAGATATTACAGCTGACATGCCCACATTCTACACACTTTCTAGAGCACGTTTGTTCTTCACAGCTGAGCAGACATTAAAATGCTTGCCCTGATTTCAAGTACAGAAAACAGTTCCTTAATTTTGCTGAGGTTTCAATGCTATCATTTGCCTGTATCAttagcccttttttttttcagacatggATAGTTTATATTCTCATGGTTACAACAGTGTATATAAGTTCGTACGTTACCATTTTCACTCAAACCTTCATTTGAAAGAGTATATAGTTTTTAATTACTCTTTGAaaactaaaacatttaaaaatgttaaaatttaatattaaatttaatcttCCATCTTATTGATGTGCCTTAATTCTCTTACATAATCCCAGTTTCTTCCGTGGCAGAACATGCAGCAGATAAAGCACTTTTGTAGGAAAAAATTGCTTTGCTGCATCTTTAGATGGTCTCTCTAGGTTGCAGGGCCTTTGGGCAGAGATTGTTTCTGATCTTTGGTGTCAGATGTTAATCTTACTCTCAGATCAGTCATGTTTTACAGGGTCTTGGC is a window encoding:
- the CSTB gene encoding cystatin-B; protein product: MMCGAPSATQPATAETQAIADKVKSQLEEKENKKFPVFKALEFKSQLVAGKNYFIKVQVDEDDFMHIRVFESLPHENKPVALTSYQTNKGRHDELTYF